The Chitinophagales bacterium genome has a window encoding:
- the galE gene encoding UDP-glucose 4-epimerase GalE, whose amino-acid sequence MKKILVTGGCGYIGGHTIVDLVENGFDVISIDDLSRGSMRMLEGVQKITGKPIKNYKVDLCNLEDTEAVFTENPDIVGIIHFAAYKSVPESVNEPLKYFRNNNNSLVNLLQCAQENKINNFVFSSSCSVYGNPDRLPVDEKFELAEPESPYARTKQMGEAICRDFCRPNPDFNVTLLRYFNPVGAHPSVLIGELQEKPENLVPVITQTAIGKRPEMQVFGTDYDTRDGSCVRDYIHVSDIAHAHTKALQYMIEERNTKQCDVFNLGTGNGVTVLELIKAFEKVSGEKLNYKLGPRRAGDVVAVYADNYKAQALLDWDTKFDLDQMMDTAWRWEQALKKVSATAQAK is encoded by the coding sequence ATGAAGAAAATACTGGTTACCGGCGGTTGCGGATATATAGGGGGTCATACTATTGTAGACCTGGTAGAAAATGGATTTGATGTAATATCTATTGATGATCTTTCGCGTGGCAGCATGCGCATGCTGGAAGGTGTACAAAAGATAACCGGCAAACCGATCAAGAACTATAAAGTAGACCTCTGCAACCTGGAAGATACGGAGGCAGTATTTACGGAGAACCCTGATATTGTGGGTATTATTCACTTTGCTGCATACAAATCTGTGCCGGAATCAGTAAATGAGCCACTTAAATATTTCAGGAACAACAACAACTCATTGGTGAACCTGCTGCAATGCGCACAGGAGAATAAAATAAACAACTTCGTTTTTTCATCTTCATGCTCAGTATATGGCAATCCTGACAGGCTGCCTGTTGATGAGAAGTTTGAATTAGCTGAACCGGAATCTCCATACGCCCGTACCAAGCAGATGGGCGAGGCTATATGCCGCGATTTCTGCAGGCCTAACCCAGATTTTAATGTAACCTTGTTGCGTTATTTCAACCCTGTAGGTGCGCACCCTTCTGTATTGATAGGTGAACTGCAGGAAAAACCTGAGAATCTGGTACCTGTTATTACACAGACGGCTATAGGCAAACGCCCCGAGATGCAGGTGTTCGGGACAGATTATGATACCCGCGACGGCTCATGTGTAAGAGATTACATACATGTAAGTGATATTGCTCACGCTCACACCAAGGCACTGCAGTACATGATAGAGGAAAGGAATACAAAACAATGTGATGTCTTCAACCTGGGAACAGGTAATGGTGTAACCGTACTGGAACTGATAAAAGCTTTCGAGAAAGTATCCGGCGAAAAGCTGAACTACAAACTGGGGCCACGTCGCGCCGGTGACGTAGTAGCCGTATATGCTGACAACTATAAAGCACAAGCCCTGCTGGACTGGGACACCAAGTTTGACCTGGACCAGATGATGGACACTGCATGGCGCTGGGAGCAGGCACTGAAAAAAGTTTCAGCTACTGCACAGGCAAAATAA
- a CDS encoding ABC transporter ATP-binding protein: MKKIAPLLKHLKGYKNRIALYFLTSLLAVVFSLFSFSMLAPVLQVLFDDSKEPSSNKVIEFATNLVRTLEKEEGPLTALTYSILAVILFTILKNFFVYSSLNILNPIRNAVIRKLRNEMFLKALSLPIGFFNEERKGDLISKMTNDINEVEISIMNVLETFIREPLTIIITLSAMLIISPQLTLFLFILLPVSGLIIGRIGKSLKKPSGEAQEQLGNVLGVIDETLVGMRVVKAFNAEKHQLSRFTKINNLIFRLKNKIAMKRDLSSPLSETMGIIVVCIILWYGGKLIFSGQSSLTGPFFIMFIGLFYQIINPIKNLSTAFYNVQKGSAAVARMEQFLNTENTIKELPEAKTISGFDHSIELRNVHFSYGSKKILNGINLTIEKGTMVALVGSSGAGKSTLADLIPRFHDVTEGEVLIDGINIKDYKLFDLRKLMGIVNQDPILFNDTIFNNIALGTGSATAEQVEEAAKVANAHTFIMQKADKYETGVGDRGARLSGGERQRVTIARAVLKNPPILILDEATSSLDTESERIVQDAINTLMQNRTSIVIAHRLSTVQHADKIIVLDKGNIVEQGTHTELMAKGGLYKNLVDMQQVK; this comes from the coding sequence ATGAAAAAGATAGCCCCGCTACTGAAGCACCTTAAAGGTTATAAGAACAGGATAGCCCTGTATTTTTTAACCAGCCTGCTCGCAGTAGTATTTTCACTGTTCTCGTTCTCAATGCTGGCACCTGTATTGCAGGTGTTGTTTGATGATAGCAAAGAACCGTCGAGCAACAAGGTGATAGAATTTGCCACCAACCTGGTGCGCACACTGGAAAAAGAAGAAGGACCGTTGACAGCGCTAACCTACTCTATACTGGCAGTGATACTGTTCACTATACTGAAGAACTTTTTCGTATACAGCTCATTGAACATCCTTAACCCGATACGTAATGCCGTAATACGCAAGCTGCGCAACGAGATGTTCCTGAAAGCGTTGTCGCTGCCAATAGGCTTCTTTAACGAAGAACGTAAAGGCGACCTCATATCGAAAATGACCAATGATATCAACGAAGTGGAGATATCCATTATGAACGTACTGGAAACCTTCATCCGTGAGCCACTGACGATCATTATTACATTGTCTGCTATGCTGATCATCAGCCCGCAGCTTACGTTGTTCCTGTTTATTCTGTTACCTGTTTCAGGCCTTATAATAGGGCGTATAGGTAAGTCACTAAAAAAACCATCAGGCGAAGCACAGGAACAGTTAGGTAATGTATTGGGTGTGATAGATGAGACACTGGTAGGTATGCGTGTAGTAAAAGCATTCAACGCAGAGAAACACCAACTGAGTCGTTTTACAAAGATCAACAACCTGATATTCAGGCTGAAGAATAAGATAGCTATGAAACGCGACCTGAGTTCTCCGCTGTCGGAGACCATGGGTATCATCGTTGTGTGTATCATCTTGTGGTATGGTGGCAAGCTTATATTCTCAGGTCAATCATCACTCACAGGCCCATTCTTTATCATGTTCATTGGCTTGTTCTACCAGATCATCAACCCCATAAAGAACCTCTCTACCGCGTTCTATAACGTGCAGAAAGGTTCGGCAGCCGTGGCCAGGATGGAACAGTTCCTGAATACAGAGAACACCATTAAAGAACTTCCTGAAGCGAAAACAATAAGTGGCTTCGATCATTCTATTGAACTCAGGAATGTACACTTTTCTTATGGTAGTAAGAAGATACTGAACGGCATCAACCTGACCATAGAAAAAGGAACTATGGTGGCACTGGTGGGTTCGTCAGGAGCAGGTAAATCTACTCTTGCCGACCTGATACCCCGCTTTCATGATGTAACAGAGGGTGAAGTACTGATAGACGGCATCAATATAAAAGACTACAAACTGTTTGACCTGCGCAAACTGATGGGTATTGTTAACCAGGATCCTATATTGTTCAACGATACCATATTCAACAATATAGCACTGGGTACGGGCAGCGCAACGGCAGAACAGGTAGAAGAAGCAGCTAAGGTAGCCAATGCGCATACGTTCATCATGCAGAAGGCTGATAAGTATGAAACTGGCGTGGGAGACCGCGGCGCAAGGCTGAGTGGCGGCGAGCGTCAACGCGTGACTATTGCCCGCGCGGTGTTGAAAAATCCACCTATCCTGATACTGGATGAAGCTACATCATCGCTAGATACAGAGAGCGAGCGTATAGTGCAGGATGCCATAAATACCCTGATGCAAAACAGGACCAGTATTGTAATAGCACACAGGCTTTCAACCGTTCAGCATGCCGATAAGATCATAGTGCTGGATAAGGGGAACATTGTAGAGCAGGGCACGCATACAGAGCTGATGGCAAAGGGTGGATTGTATAAAAACCTTGTTGATATGCAACAGGTAAAATAG
- a CDS encoding cysteine--tRNA ligase — translation MSSLHLYNSYTREKEKFEPIVPGYAGLYVCGPTVSGESHLGHARPYITFDVVNRYLTHLGYKVRYVRNITDAGHFEEEGREATDKVAEKAHLERMEPMELVQKYTNLYHWGMRLFNNIDPNIEPTATGHVIEQIDMIQDIITKGYAYEVNGSVYFDVKKYADEYPYGKLSGRKIDELLETTRELDGQDEKRNKVDFALWKKAPPEHIMRWNSPWGEGFPGWHIECSAMSSKYLGETFDIHGGGMDLQFPHHESEIAQSTIAHGCAPVRYWMHNNMITINGKKMGKSYNNVIKLTELFSGDHPLLEQPYHPMVVRFYILQTHYRSTLDFSNEALQASEKALRRLWEAYEVLQKLTPSTSDAAKDKELDEKVTRFCNECADFMNDDFNTAKVIANLFELTPVINSIKSGQVNKDALTAATYQLLSDTFKTYLVDVLGLQGMAAQQDGKIDKVLSLLVEIRNDAKKRKDYATSDLIRNKLAETGVMLKDEKDGSVSWTIE, via the coding sequence ATGTCATCATTACATCTATATAATTCTTATACAAGAGAAAAAGAAAAATTTGAACCCATAGTTCCCGGCTACGCCGGATTATATGTGTGCGGCCCTACCGTATCGGGGGAGTCGCACCTGGGCCACGCCCGTCCCTACATCACTTTCGATGTAGTGAATCGCTACCTGACACACTTAGGCTATAAAGTGCGTTATGTACGCAACATAACCGATGCGGGTCACTTTGAAGAAGAAGGCCGGGAAGCAACAGATAAGGTAGCAGAGAAAGCCCACCTGGAAAGAATGGAACCCATGGAGCTTGTGCAGAAATATACCAACCTGTACCATTGGGGCATGCGCCTGTTCAACAACATAGACCCTAACATTGAGCCTACTGCAACCGGGCATGTGATAGAGCAAATAGATATGATACAGGATATCATAACGAAGGGATATGCTTATGAAGTGAATGGCTCTGTATATTTTGATGTAAAGAAATATGCCGATGAATATCCTTACGGAAAATTATCGGGCCGTAAAATAGACGAGTTGCTGGAGACTACACGCGAACTGGACGGACAGGATGAGAAAAGGAACAAGGTTGACTTCGCACTGTGGAAGAAAGCACCACCAGAGCACATCATGCGCTGGAACAGCCCATGGGGAGAAGGGTTCCCCGGCTGGCATATTGAATGCTCGGCCATGAGCAGTAAATACCTGGGTGAGACCTTTGATATACACGGTGGTGGTATGGACCTTCAGTTTCCGCACCACGAAAGCGAGATAGCACAATCTACCATAGCACATGGCTGCGCACCTGTACGCTACTGGATGCACAATAACATGATCACCATAAATGGCAAAAAAATGGGTAAAAGCTATAATAATGTCATTAAATTGACAGAATTATTCAGCGGCGACCATCCATTGCTGGAACAGCCTTATCATCCTATGGTGGTGCGCTTCTATATACTGCAAACACACTACAGGAGTACGCTGGATTTTTCGAACGAGGCACTGCAGGCATCAGAAAAAGCACTGAGGCGCTTGTGGGAGGCTTACGAAGTATTGCAGAAACTAACACCATCGACCAGTGACGCAGCAAAAGATAAAGAGCTGGATGAAAAAGTAACACGCTTCTGCAATGAGTGTGCTGACTTTATGAATGATGACTTCAACACGGCTAAAGTGATAGCTAACCTGTTTGAGCTCACCCCGGTTATCAACAGCATCAAGAGCGGACAGGTAAATAAAGATGCATTAACTGCGGCTACTTATCAACTGCTGTCGGATACATTCAAAACCTACCTGGTGGATGTACTGGGCCTGCAAGGCATGGCTGCACAACAGGATGGTAAAATAGATAAAGTATTGTCGCTGCTGGTAGAGATACGCAACGATGCAAAGAAGAGAAAGGATTACGCCACATCGGACCTGATACGCAATAAACTGGCGGAAACGGGTGTTATGCTGAAAGACGAAAAAGACGGAAGTGTATCCTGGACGATAGAATAA
- a CDS encoding endonuclease/exonuclease/phosphatase family protein, translating into MKKLLEFIRRFLGRIVLLLNLCAIAWLAICALASVTHPADIKYIALFSLTTPVAIFANISFALAWLIFSRRKARSLLSIIALVACYKLIGVVFGMNYFKSSDLATRNNTLKVMHWNVHGMGLFDEPNEKEHERKIIEFVQQEHPDVLCLPEFNTPKTKIMTPAAEKIIRDNDYRDYRFQADNTLGKKIFLGTAIFSRYPLFNFKANKLSDYIYMLQADMQLKNGDTIRMLFGHLNTFGLSDNDKDYIEELTQTAQGINTDIKHSKPYLWKFNYAFLRRARETKVTRSIMAASPYPVIFCGDLNDLPGSYTYTRFSEVLNDAFLDYGHGLGRTYNRLSPTLRIDYIFYDPEILRCIGYKSPYTSLSDHSPVIANFEIKPALQG; encoded by the coding sequence TTGAAAAAGCTATTAGAATTCATAAGGCGGTTCCTGGGGCGGATAGTACTGTTGCTGAACCTGTGTGCCATAGCATGGCTGGCCATATGTGCCCTTGCTTCGGTAACACACCCTGCTGATATAAAATATATAGCTCTTTTCAGCCTGACCACACCGGTGGCCATTTTCGCCAATATCTCGTTTGCGTTAGCATGGCTGATATTCTCGCGCCGCAAAGCAAGATCATTACTCTCTATTATTGCCCTGGTAGCATGCTATAAGCTGATAGGTGTAGTATTTGGCATGAACTACTTTAAAAGCAGCGACCTGGCCACGCGCAACAATACACTGAAAGTAATGCACTGGAACGTGCATGGTATGGGCTTGTTTGACGAACCCAATGAAAAGGAACACGAGCGTAAGATCATAGAGTTTGTGCAACAGGAACACCCTGACGTGTTGTGCCTGCCGGAGTTCAATACACCTAAAACAAAAATAATGACCCCTGCCGCAGAAAAGATCATCAGGGATAATGATTACAGAGACTATCGTTTCCAGGCGGATAATACGCTGGGGAAAAAGATATTCCTGGGTACCGCCATTTTTTCACGCTACCCTCTTTTCAACTTCAAAGCCAATAAACTGTCTGACTATATCTATATGCTGCAGGCAGATATGCAACTGAAGAACGGAGATACCATCAGGATGCTGTTTGGCCACCTGAATACCTTCGGGCTAAGCGATAACGATAAAGACTATATTGAAGAACTGACACAAACCGCGCAGGGTATTAATACGGATATCAAACATAGCAAACCATATCTATGGAAGTTCAACTACGCATTTTTGCGCAGAGCCAGGGAAACAAAGGTTACCCGCAGTATAATGGCTGCCAGCCCTTACCCTGTTATTTTTTGCGGCGACCTGAATGACCTGCCCGGCTCATATACCTATACCCGTTTCAGCGAAGTATTGAACGACGCCTTTCTTGACTATGGACACGGACTGGGCAGAACCTACAACCGGCTGTCACCAACGTTACGCATAGACTATATCTTTTATGACCCCGAAATACTACGATGTATCGGCTACAAGTCGCCCTATACTTCTCTGTCTGACCACAGCCCTGTTATTGCCAATTTTGAAATAAAACCCGCACTGCAAGGCTAA
- a CDS encoding rhomboid family intramembrane serine protease, producing MIRTSRGIPAFNENSVLKLIIAAGSCYVIYKLAWAILLVADANPNIFPEYFTGNIAMPAIERFPLKIWTVLTYGWVHEGFWMLFSNMVWLYTFGSLVQMLVGHKQLFPIFIYSLVVGGLFYQLAQLLPGAYFAGRDIMTGAQAGVVGLAVAALTLAPDYKFSLSENFRIPLVVVAIVFFVLQLMNANIQYEAAPLFMISGGALMGFVYVRLLRSGYRPGEWVYDIFDKVNNRFEPDERAFVNKSTTRRNKTISMYNPKPKQGITQSKIDAILDKINHSGYDSLSKEDRETLMKAAGNDKK from the coding sequence ATGATAAGGACATCCAGAGGCATACCGGCATTTAATGAGAACTCAGTGCTGAAACTGATCATTGCGGCAGGTTCATGCTACGTTATATACAAATTAGCATGGGCTATTTTGCTGGTAGCTGATGCTAATCCTAATATATTCCCCGAATATTTCACAGGCAACATAGCCATGCCTGCGATAGAACGATTCCCGCTGAAAATATGGACGGTGCTGACCTATGGCTGGGTACATGAAGGATTCTGGATGTTGTTCAGTAATATGGTGTGGCTATACACTTTTGGTTCACTGGTGCAGATGCTGGTGGGGCATAAACAGTTGTTCCCGATATTCATATACAGCCTGGTAGTTGGCGGGCTATTCTACCAGCTGGCACAACTATTACCGGGTGCTTACTTTGCCGGCAGGGATATCATGACCGGGGCACAGGCAGGTGTAGTAGGACTGGCGGTGGCGGCTCTTACATTAGCACCGGACTATAAGTTCTCACTATCAGAAAACTTCAGGATACCACTGGTAGTGGTAGCCATCGTATTCTTTGTACTGCAACTGATGAACGCGAACATACAGTACGAAGCGGCACCATTGTTCATGATATCCGGCGGAGCATTAATGGGTTTTGTATATGTACGCCTGCTACGCAGCGGCTACAGACCGGGCGAATGGGTGTATGACATTTTTGATAAAGTGAATAACCGTTTTGAACCTGATGAAAGAGCTTTTGTAAATAAAAGCACTACCCGCCGCAACAAGACCATCAGCATGTATAACCCCAAACCAAAGCAAGGCATTACGCAAAGCAAGATAGACGCTATACTGGATAAGATCAACCACAGCGGATATGACTCACTGAGTAAGGAAGACAGAGAAACACTGATGAAAGCCGCCGGTAATGATAAAAAATAA
- a CDS encoding rhomboid family intramembrane serine protease, which translates to MTEFRPGRFQILPTIVKNLIIINAIMVFAQFVLGKFGIDLADYLGLHYWQSEYFHFWQFFTHMFMHGSVGDLNGTLMHIFSNMFALWMFGSILENVWGPKRFLIFYLVCGLGAAILHMGVVAWQFHNMEHAFNIFQSDPTIHNFRAFIDDHMTLSGRNPLAIQVINTFNEWVTHPSANMSQEAISSLQHYIHGYNYAEQNVYLPGVFDEATVGASGAVFGILFAFGYLFPNTLLYIYFLVPIKAKYVVGAYALFELFAGFRNSAGDNVAHFAHIGGMVVAFILLKIWNKHNRSHFY; encoded by the coding sequence ATGACAGAATTCAGGCCAGGACGTTTCCAGATATTACCGACTATAGTAAAGAACCTGATCATCATTAATGCTATTATGGTATTTGCCCAATTTGTTTTAGGCAAGTTTGGGATAGACCTTGCTGATTACCTGGGTCTGCACTACTGGCAGTCCGAGTATTTCCATTTCTGGCAGTTCTTTACCCATATGTTCATGCATGGTAGTGTGGGCGACCTTAACGGAACGCTGATGCATATCTTCTCCAATATGTTTGCCTTATGGATGTTTGGCAGCATACTGGAAAATGTATGGGGCCCGAAGCGATTCTTAATATTTTACCTGGTGTGCGGGCTAGGTGCAGCTATATTGCACATGGGCGTAGTGGCCTGGCAGTTTCACAATATGGAACATGCTTTTAATATATTTCAAAGTGACCCTACTATACACAATTTCCGTGCATTTATAGACGATCATATGACCTTGTCAGGGCGCAACCCATTGGCCATACAAGTAATCAACACCTTCAACGAGTGGGTAACCCACCCATCAGCCAATATGTCGCAGGAAGCCATCAGCAGTCTGCAACACTATATACATGGATATAATTATGCAGAACAAAATGTGTACCTGCCCGGTGTATTTGACGAGGCGACTGTAGGTGCGTCAGGTGCCGTATTTGGTATATTGTTCGCCTTCGGGTATTTATTCCCTAATACATTGTTGTACATCTACTTCCTGGTGCCGATAAAAGCAAAATATGTGGTAGGTGCATATGCGCTTTTTGAATTATTTGCCGGGTTCAGGAATTCTGCAGGAGACAACGTAGCGCACTTTGCACATATTGGTGGTATGGTGGTAGCATTCATACTGTTGAAGATATGGAACAAACATAACCGCAGTCATTTTTATTAA
- a CDS encoding dihydroorotase: METVLIKNATIVNEGKQLQGDLLIKDGRIEKIGGIINTPPRAREINAEGLHLLPGVIDDQVHFRDPGLKHKATIETESMAAVAGGVTSFMEMPNTRPPALTQDILEDKYRVANFTSAANYSFFMGVSNDNIEEVLKTNNKKRDVCGIKIFMGSSTGNMLVDNLMTLNKIFSESELLIATHCEDERIIEANKLKYSGADNVSYHPMIRDVDACYQSSLMAVQLANKHRTRLHILHISTARELQLFTNMFPLSEKRITAEVCVHHLNYTSDDYARLGTQIQCNPAIKSPENRDALWEALLDDRLDIIATDHAPHTWEEKQQPYPKSPSGVPLVQHSLLLMLKYVKEGKISLEKVVEKMSHAPATCFNIEERGFIREGYFADLVLVDLAGKTTVTKENILYKCGWSPLEGETLPADIRYTFVNGKAALDNGKINKAVRGKRLSFAR, from the coding sequence ATGGAAACGGTTTTAATCAAGAATGCTACGATAGTAAACGAGGGGAAACAACTACAAGGTGATCTGCTGATAAAGGATGGACGAATTGAAAAAATAGGTGGCATCATCAATACCCCACCAAGGGCAAGGGAGATAAATGCTGAGGGGCTGCACCTTTTGCCCGGTGTTATTGACGACCAGGTGCACTTCCGCGATCCGGGATTGAAACATAAGGCTACTATCGAAACCGAATCTATGGCAGCAGTAGCCGGTGGTGTAACATCATTTATGGAGATGCCAAATACACGTCCACCCGCACTTACGCAGGATATTCTCGAAGACAAATACCGTGTTGCCAACTTCACTTCAGCCGCTAATTACTCCTTCTTCATGGGTGTTTCTAACGACAATATCGAGGAAGTACTGAAGACCAACAACAAGAAAAGAGACGTTTGCGGCATCAAAATATTTATGGGTTCCAGTACAGGTAATATGCTGGTGGACAACCTTATGACACTGAATAAGATATTCTCCGAATCGGAACTGCTGATAGCTACCCACTGCGAGGATGAGCGTATCATTGAGGCGAATAAGTTGAAATACAGTGGTGCCGACAATGTATCCTATCACCCGATGATAAGGGACGTGGATGCTTGTTATCAAAGCTCGCTGATGGCAGTACAACTGGCCAATAAACACCGCACACGCCTGCACATACTGCATATCAGTACTGCCAGGGAACTGCAACTATTCACCAACATGTTCCCCCTTTCAGAAAAGAGGATAACGGCTGAGGTTTGTGTACATCACCTGAATTATACATCGGATGATTATGCAAGACTAGGCACACAGATACAATGTAATCCGGCTATCAAATCGCCGGAGAACAGGGATGCCCTTTGGGAAGCACTGCTGGACGACAGGCTGGATATTATTGCTACCGACCACGCTCCCCATACCTGGGAAGAGAAGCAACAACCCTATCCTAAATCTCCATCGGGCGTACCATTGGTACAGCACAGCCTGCTGCTGATGCTGAAATATGTAAAAGAGGGCAAGATATCGTTGGAGAAAGTGGTAGAAAAAATGTCGCATGCACCTGCTACCTGCTTCAATATAGAAGAACGGGGCTTTATCCGCGAAGGCTATTTCGCCGACCTGGTACTGGTAGACCTGGCAGGCAAAACGACCGTGACCAAAGAGAATATCCTGTACAAATGCGGCTGGTCGCCGCTGGAAGGAGAAACCTTACCTGCCGATATACGTTATACATTCGTAAACGGTAAAGCAGCCCTGGACAACGGTAAAATTAACAAAGCCGTTAGAGGGAAAAGGCTTTCTTTTGCCAGGTAA